CCCGTCGAATTTGATGGCATTGTTGGCCTTAACGGCCAGTTCTGCACAACACGCGACGGCCTCGATTACCGTCATCCAATCGACCTGCACGATGTGGAGATCATCACCGACTGGCTGCAATCGCATACCGATGTCGTCGCCAATTACGCGGAAAGCAACTACGGGTATTTCAATCGCATCAACGCCGCTTTGGAACGTACGTGGAACAGCCTTGGCAAAACCGCGCCGAAAATCGACATATGCAATCCGCAGCAACGTATAGGAAACCATCGCACATTCCAGATCAGCCCATATGTGGATAAGGCAACGGAAGCGGAAATCGCCGGCATGTGCGGCAACGTGCGCGGTGTGAGGTGGCATCCCGACTTCACCGACCTGATTCCTGCGGATGGCGGCAAGGCGGTCGGCATGCAGGTCGTGCTTGAGCATTTTGGTTGGTCGAGGGACAATGCGATCGCGTTCGGCGATGGCGGCAACGACGTGGATATGCTACGTTTCGCCGGCATAGGCGTGGCTATGGGCAACGCCACTGACGAACCGAAGACCGTAGCCGATTACGTCACCGACAGTGTCGACGATGCCGGAATCTCGAATGCATTGCATCATTTTGAAATTCTGTAGAAAAGGTTTTTAAGAGTTTTCTTGCGATTCTATAAGACGGTTTTCGCGAATTTCTGCGTTTTTCATGCCCTTTATAAGTATTTTCAATAAGTGAACGCCGTGTTGCCGTCGATGGTTCCTCTATATTGGTCAATCGTTGGGTCCGCCGCGTGGCAAACGGGCGGCCCGTATAGCGAATTGAGAGAGGAACTCAACCATGCGTAACAAGAAGCTTCTCGGCGCGCTGCTCGCCGTCACCACGCTCGCGACCTTCGGTCTGGCCGGCTGCGGCGACTCTGGCTCCAACGGCTCCGCCTCCAAGGAGGATGACAAGACCATCACCGTGGCGGCCTCCCCGACCCCGCACGCGGAAATCCTAAACAAGGCCGTCAAGTCGCTCGTCGAGAAAGATGGTTATAAGCTCGAAGTCAAGGAGTTCACCGATTACGTTCAGCCGAACACCGCCACCGAGGATGGTGAAGTGGACGCCAACTACTTCCAGCACAAGCCGTACCTCGACAACTTCAACAAGGAGAAGGGCACGCATCTGGTGTCCGTGGAGGGTATCCACTTCGAGCCATTCGGCCTATACCCTGGCAAGACCAAGGATTTGCAGAATCTGCAGGATGGCGCCACCGTGGCCGTGCCGAACGACGCCACCAACGAGGCCCGTGCGCTTCTGCTGCTGCAGGATGCCGGTCTGATCAAGCTGAAGAATCCGAAGGACATCAACGCCACTCCGAAGGACGTCACCTCCAATCCGAAGAACCTGAAGTTCAAGGAGCTTGAGGCCGCCGTGGTTCCGACCGTCATCAAGGATGTCGACATCGCGGCACTGAACGGAAACTACGCCATTCAAGCCGGCTTCGACCCGACCAAGGACACACTGGTCACCGAAAAGGCCGACGGCCTGGCCGCGAAAACCTACCAGAACATCCTCGTGGTGAAGGAAGGCAACGAGAACACCGCCAAGACCAAGGAGCTCAAGAAGGCTTTGAAGTCCGACGAGGTGCGCGACTACATCAACAAGAACTACAAGGGCGCTGTGGTGCCGGTCTTCTAAGACCCGCTTCGGCTGCAAGAATTCAATGCCGCAGGTATACTACCCTGCGGCATTCTTGTTATGGAACATCAATAGGAACAGGACATTATGACGATTCAGATCGACCATCTGCACAAAAGCTATGGCAGTGGCGCCGAGGCGCATGAGGTGCTGCACGACATCAACCTGACCATCGATTCGGGTGAAGTCTTCGGCATCCTCGGCTCCTCCGGCGCGGGCAAGTCCACGTTGGTGCGCTGCATCAATCTGCTGGAACGTCCCACTTCCGGCAAAGTGCGCGTCGATGGTGAGGACATCACCGACGCGAAAGGCAAGGAGCTGGCGGACGTGCGTGCCGGAATCGGCATGATCTTCCAGAATTTCAGCCTGTTCCAGCAGCGCACAGTGCTGCGCAACGTCACGTTCCCACTGGAGCTCAACCATACGCCGAAAAACAAGCGCGAGGAGCGTGCCCGCTATCTGCTTGACCTGGTTGGATTGGCCGATCTGGCCGACCGCTATCCGAGCCAGCTGTCCGGCGGCCAGCAGCAGCGCGTGGCCATCGCACGCGCGTTGGCCAACAATCCGTCCATCATGCTGTGCGACGAGGCCACCAGCGCACTCGACTCCACCACGACTGCGCAGATCCTTGACCTGCTGCGCCGCATCAACCGCGAGCTCAACGTGACGCTGGTCATCATCACGCATTCGTTGTCCGTGGCACGCAACATCTGCGACCGTGTGGCCATGATTGATGGCGGACGCATCGTGGAGATGGGCGATACGGAGGAATTGTTCTCCAATCCGCAAAGCGACATTCTGAAAACACTGATCACCGATGCGAAAGTGGAGAACCATCGCCATAAGCATGATTCCGCTTCGTCCGATGAGCAGACGGACTCGCCGACCAAGGAAGAGGTGAAGTGAAATGGGACAGATTATCTCGCAATTCATCGCCGATTATGGCGAACTGCTGGTCGAGGGAGTACGTGACACGATCATCATGACCGCGGTAGCGACGCTACTCGCGTATGTGATCGGCCTACCTGTGGGCGTACTGCTCATCACCTCAGCAAAGAAGGGCATCCGCCCGAATGCGACACTCAACACCGTGCTCGGCTGGATCGTGAACATCGTGCGTTCCGTACCATTCATCATTCTTCTGGTGGCCATCATCCCGTTGACCCGACTGATTGTCGGCACTTCGCTCGGCGTGCCGGGAGCCATCGTGCCGCTGGTCATCACCGCGGCGCCGTTCGTGGCACGCGTGGTGGAGCAGTCGCTCGCCGAAGTGGACGGAAGTCTGGTGGAGGCCGCGCAAAGCTTCGGTGCCAGCAATCTGCAGATCGTGTTCAAAGTGCTGCTGTTCGAAAGCCTGCCGTCGCTGGTGCGCGGCGCAGCACTGACGTTCATCACCCTGTTCGGCTTCTCCGCCATGGCCGGCACCGTCGGCGCAGGCGGTTTGGGCGATATCGCCATCCGCTACGGCTACCAGCGTTACCAGTACGACGTGATGACCGTGGCTGTGATTCTGTGCGTCATCCTCGTACAGATCGTGCAGACCATCGGCGACGTGGCGTCCGACCACATCGACCATCACGAGCGCTAAACCGACGCTTTCATGCTCCTATATGCAAGAATCGGGTCTGAATAATTGTGTTCGGATCCGATTCTTGTATGCGAAGACACTGCTACGTGGTGCGCTTACTTGTTGAGTTCAACAACTCAATCTATGATATAACCTGTTTTTGCTCCGCATTTCCCCGACTCGATGGGAGATGATGGGATTCACGGCAAGGACACTCTACCATGCACCGAAATT
This window of the Bifidobacterium pseudocatenulatum DSM 20438 = JCM 1200 = LMG 10505 genome carries:
- a CDS encoding Cof-type HAD-IIB family hydrolase, whose protein sequence is MSSDIKAAFFDIDGTLTSFVTHVVPRSTIDALHALQKKDVKVFICSGRAPSYMGVVLDTIPVEFDGIVGLNGQFCTTRDGLDYRHPIDLHDVEIITDWLQSHTDVVANYAESNYGYFNRINAALERTWNSLGKTAPKIDICNPQQRIGNHRTFQISPYVDKATEAEIAGMCGNVRGVRWHPDFTDLIPADGGKAVGMQVVLEHFGWSRDNAIAFGDGGNDVDMLRFAGIGVAMGNATDEPKTVADYVTDSVDDAGISNALHHFEIL
- a CDS encoding MetQ/NlpA family ABC transporter substrate-binding protein, producing MRNKKLLGALLAVTTLATFGLAGCGDSGSNGSASKEDDKTITVAASPTPHAEILNKAVKSLVEKDGYKLEVKEFTDYVQPNTATEDGEVDANYFQHKPYLDNFNKEKGTHLVSVEGIHFEPFGLYPGKTKDLQNLQDGATVAVPNDATNEARALLLLQDAGLIKLKNPKDINATPKDVTSNPKNLKFKELEAAVVPTVIKDVDIAALNGNYAIQAGFDPTKDTLVTEKADGLAAKTYQNILVVKEGNENTAKTKELKKALKSDEVRDYINKNYKGAVVPVF
- a CDS encoding methionine ABC transporter ATP-binding protein — protein: MTIQIDHLHKSYGSGAEAHEVLHDINLTIDSGEVFGILGSSGAGKSTLVRCINLLERPTSGKVRVDGEDITDAKGKELADVRAGIGMIFQNFSLFQQRTVLRNVTFPLELNHTPKNKREERARYLLDLVGLADLADRYPSQLSGGQQQRVAIARALANNPSIMLCDEATSALDSTTTAQILDLLRRINRELNVTLVIITHSLSVARNICDRVAMIDGGRIVEMGDTEELFSNPQSDILKTLITDAKVENHRHKHDSASSDEQTDSPTKEEVK
- a CDS encoding methionine ABC transporter permease: MGQIISQFIADYGELLVEGVRDTIIMTAVATLLAYVIGLPVGVLLITSAKKGIRPNATLNTVLGWIVNIVRSVPFIILLVAIIPLTRLIVGTSLGVPGAIVPLVITAAPFVARVVEQSLAEVDGSLVEAAQSFGASNLQIVFKVLLFESLPSLVRGAALTFITLFGFSAMAGTVGAGGLGDIAIRYGYQRYQYDVMTVAVILCVILVQIVQTIGDVASDHIDHHER